The Sulfuricystis thermophila genome segment ACGATCATCGACGCTTCAAACCCTGGCGGCTGATGGCGCTCGCCTTCAAGGCGATCCGCCGGCTTTGGCCCGACTACCCGCTCTGGCGCGATTTTCCTTACGAATACGAAACTCAGCGGCTGGCCATCGATGTGATCAACGGCGGGCCCACACTGCGCGCATGGGTCGACGACCCGGCCGCCACCCCTGCCGATCTCGACGCGCTCGCCGCGAAGGACGAGGCCGCCTGGCAGGAGGCCAGCACCAGCTACTTGCTCTACGCCTGAAAGCGCACCCCTTGAAGTTTTGCCGCCAGCGCACATATCGCCGGCAAGAGGCGAGTATCCCGTTCGCCTGTTCAGCAAAGAACCAAGGAGAATGCGCATGTACACTCGTAACCTGTTTCCCCGCGACCTGTTCGCGGAACTGGAGCGCCTGCAGCGCGACATGCAGCAGGCATTCGACCTGAGCATCCGCGGCGGTGCGCGCGGCGGCTTTCCGGCGCTGAACATCGGCAGCACGCCGAAATCGGTCGAAATCTACGCCTTCGCGCCGGGCATCGATCCAGCGGCGATCGAAGTGCAGATCGAGAAGGGTGTGCTCACCATCGCCGGCGAACGCGCCGAGGAGACCTTGCCGGAAAAGGCGATGCTGCACATCGGCGAGCGTTTCGCCGGCCGCTTCCGCCGCGTCATCACCCTGCCGGACGACATCGACCCGAACAGCGCGACGGCGAAGTATCGCGACGGCGTGCTGCACATCAGCATCGCCCGCCAGGAAGCCGCGATCCCGCGCCGCATCGCCATCCAGTGAAGGAGGAAGTCGACATGACGACAGCCGTTGAAAAGACCCCAGGCAAGACGACCCAGCCCGAGGCCAGCCTGCTGCCGCCGGTGAATGTCATCGAGGATGCGAACGGCATCACGCTGACGGCGGATCTGCCCGGCGTGCCGAAGGACAAGCTGAACCTGCTGGTCGAGGCGGATACGCTGACCATCGAAGGAGAAGTGGCGCTCGCCATGCCGGAGGGTATGGAATCGCTGCATGCCGAGGTGAATCTGCCGCGTTACCGGCGCGTATTCACGCTCTCCAAGGAGCTGGACAGCGAGAAGGTCGCCGCGGAGTTCGCCAATGGCGTGCTCAAGCTGCGCATCCCGAAGGCGGCACACGCGCAACCCAAGCGCATCGAAATCCGCGTCGAATGAGCACGGCCCGGCGCGGGGGGCAGCGCCTGCGCCGGACTCACTACTTCAGTGCCGCAAGCACCTCATCGAGCGTCTTCTTCGCGTCGCCGAACAGCATCCGGTTGTTCTCCTTGTAGAACAGCGGATTGTCGACGCCGGCATAGCCGGAGGCCATCGAGCGTTTCATGACGATCGAGGTCTTCGCCTTCCACACTTCGAGCACCGGCATGCCGGCGATCGGGCTGCCCGGCACTTCCTGCGCCGCCGGATTGACGATGTCGTTGGCGCCGATCACCAGCGCCACGTCGGTGTCCGGAAAGTCCGGGTTGATCTCGTCCATTTCCAGCACGATGTCGTAGGGCACCTTGGCCTCGGCGAGCAGCACGTTCATGTGCCCCGGCATGCGGCCGGCCACCGGATGGATGCCGAAGCGCACCTCGACGCCCTTCTCGCGCAGCAGTCTGACGATTTCCGAGACGGTGTGCTGTGCCTGCGCCACCGCCATGCCGTAGCCGGGCACGATGATCACTTTTTTCGCTTCGCGCAGCAGTTCCGCGGTTTCCTGCGCCGTGATCGGATTCACCTCGCCGGCCGGTGCCGTCCCGCCAGCGCCGACTTTCTGTCCTTCCCCGGTGCCGAAGCCGCCACT includes the following:
- a CDS encoding Hsp20/alpha crystallin family protein, which produces MYTRNLFPRDLFAELERLQRDMQQAFDLSIRGGARGGFPALNIGSTPKSVEIYAFAPGIDPAAIEVQIEKGVLTIAGERAEETLPEKAMLHIGERFAGRFRRVITLPDDIDPNSATAKYRDGVLHISIARQEAAIPRRIAIQ
- a CDS encoding Hsp20/alpha crystallin family protein; this translates as MTTAVEKTPGKTTQPEASLLPPVNVIEDANGITLTADLPGVPKDKLNLLVEADTLTIEGEVALAMPEGMESLHAEVNLPRYRRVFTLSKELDSEKVAAEFANGVLKLRIPKAAHAQPKRIEIRVE